The Christiangramia flava JLT2011 genome has a segment encoding these proteins:
- a CDS encoding FMN-binding glutamate synthase family protein, with protein MQPLLDFLSAISWWQWILILLFVIGIIDIIQKKHTIMHNFPIVGHLRYFLESIGPELRQYIVANNREELPFNRRERGWIYASAKNENNYEGFGTDQDIYSTHYVFINNALLPFKVPAGHPNKKNSGFVPCAKVMGEYNKRKRPFRPASVINVSAMSFGSLSAKAIESLNQGCKLSGAYHNTGEGGFSPYHQMGADVVFQIGTAYFGVRDEHGNFSMEKLVKMVNDSPQIRAIEIKLSQGAKPGKGGVLPAAKITKEISEIRGVPMGKDVISPAYHSAFDSVEGLLDFIEDIAANTGLPVGIKSAVGHLNGWHDLARLMEQRGHGPDFITIDGGEGGTGAAPPSFADHVSIPWIYAFSDVYKIFKENNLTHRIVFIASGKLGFPAKGAMAFALGADCINVAREAMMSIGCIQAQSCHTNTCPTGVATQNKWLQAGINIDDKAMRTNFYFTKFRKELLQITHACGYEHPCQFTMEDADINLSDKNLAKTLAETFDYMKEEVPFTSVQELLDCPHLGGNLNLEKLRETEEAIH; from the coding sequence ATGCAGCCTCTTTTAGATTTCCTATCAGCTATTAGCTGGTGGCAATGGATATTGATCCTTCTGTTCGTTATCGGGATAATCGATATTATTCAAAAGAAACATACGATCATGCACAACTTCCCGATAGTAGGGCATTTGCGCTACTTCCTGGAAAGCATCGGGCCAGAACTACGGCAGTATATCGTGGCCAATAACCGGGAAGAATTGCCCTTTAACCGAAGAGAACGCGGATGGATCTACGCTTCGGCTAAAAACGAGAATAATTACGAGGGCTTCGGAACAGATCAGGATATCTACAGCACACATTACGTTTTTATCAACAATGCACTCTTGCCGTTCAAAGTTCCGGCAGGTCACCCGAATAAAAAAAATAGTGGTTTTGTACCCTGTGCAAAAGTGATGGGCGAATACAATAAGCGAAAAAGGCCATTTCGGCCGGCTTCTGTCATCAACGTTTCAGCGATGAGTTTTGGTTCTCTATCAGCGAAAGCGATCGAATCGCTGAACCAGGGATGCAAACTCTCTGGCGCCTACCACAATACCGGTGAAGGAGGTTTTTCTCCCTACCACCAAATGGGCGCCGATGTTGTTTTCCAAATCGGTACCGCCTATTTCGGCGTTCGTGATGAACACGGCAATTTTTCCATGGAAAAACTGGTGAAAATGGTCAATGATAGTCCACAAATTCGGGCGATCGAGATCAAACTCTCCCAGGGTGCCAAACCCGGAAAAGGAGGCGTGCTTCCGGCAGCCAAGATCACCAAGGAAATTTCAGAAATTCGCGGCGTTCCTATGGGCAAAGACGTGATTTCTCCAGCTTATCATTCAGCATTTGATTCCGTAGAAGGGCTGCTCGATTTCATTGAAGATATTGCCGCGAATACGGGACTTCCGGTTGGCATCAAATCGGCTGTGGGTCACCTCAACGGCTGGCATGACCTCGCACGGCTTATGGAACAGCGCGGTCACGGCCCGGATTTTATCACCATTGATGGCGGCGAAGGTGGGACCGGTGCGGCACCTCCCAGTTTTGCAGATCACGTTTCCATTCCGTGGATCTATGCTTTTTCTGACGTTTACAAGATCTTCAAAGAAAATAATCTCACTCACCGCATCGTTTTTATAGCCTCCGGAAAACTTGGTTTCCCGGCGAAAGGCGCCATGGCTTTTGCCCTGGGAGCCGACTGTATCAATGTGGCCCGCGAAGCCATGATGAGTATTGGCTGTATACAGGCACAAAGCTGCCATACCAACACCTGCCCAACCGGAGTTGCGACTCAGAACAAGTGGTTGCAGGCAGGTATTAATATTGATGATAAAGCGATGAGAACGAATTTCTATTTCACCAAATTCCGGAAGGAGCTCTTGCAGATCACCCATGCCTGTGGCTATGAACATCCCTGCCAGTTCACTATGGAAGATGCCGATATTAACCTCAGCGATAAA
- a CDS encoding amidohydrolase codes for MKKFFFAFFLLPLFGIAQGTSIPETEYDKIESKVIEWRRDIHEHPELSNREFETAKKIAAHLQSLGIETQTGVGKTGVVGILKGDHPGKTVALRADIDALPVTEQNDLPFKSTVETEFLGSKTGVMHACGHDTHTAILMGVAEILSQHTDKINGTVKFIFQPAEEGPPPGEEGGAALMIKEGVLKNPDVDAIFGLHINAATPVGTIRYKPEGTMAAVERFVINVKGVQAHGSAPWSGVDPILISAKIIDGLQTIISRNAELTESASVITVGKITSGVRFNIIPETAEMIGTVRTLDPDNKKLILDRMRELVPQIAKAYGGEATIEIQNNTAITYNDPQLTSEMLPTLKKVAGEGNVELVKATTGGEDFSFFQEKVPGLYFFLGGMPKDAEPTRHHTPGFFVDESGLLLGVKTMSQLAIDYLNK; via the coding sequence ATGAAGAAGTTCTTTTTTGCCTTTTTCCTCCTTCCGCTTTTCGGAATCGCACAGGGAACCAGCATTCCTGAAACCGAATATGACAAAATTGAAAGCAAAGTAATCGAGTGGCGACGTGACATTCACGAGCACCCGGAACTTTCCAATCGCGAATTTGAAACTGCCAAAAAAATAGCCGCGCACCTGCAAAGCCTGGGCATCGAGACCCAGACCGGCGTGGGAAAAACCGGTGTGGTAGGAATTCTGAAAGGGGATCATCCGGGAAAAACCGTCGCTTTACGCGCCGATATCGACGCACTGCCGGTTACCGAACAAAATGATCTTCCGTTTAAATCTACCGTAGAAACAGAATTTCTGGGCTCTAAAACAGGGGTCATGCATGCCTGTGGACACGATACGCATACGGCCATTTTAATGGGTGTAGCTGAAATTTTGTCTCAACATACAGATAAGATCAACGGAACCGTAAAATTTATTTTTCAGCCTGCAGAAGAAGGTCCGCCACCAGGTGAGGAAGGCGGAGCTGCTTTAATGATCAAGGAAGGCGTTCTGAAAAATCCCGATGTGGATGCTATTTTCGGGTTGCACATTAATGCGGCAACTCCGGTTGGAACGATTCGCTATAAACCTGAAGGTACCATGGCTGCCGTTGAAAGGTTCGTGATCAACGTTAAAGGAGTCCAGGCGCATGGTTCCGCACCCTGGAGCGGCGTGGACCCTATCCTGATCTCTGCCAAAATCATTGACGGACTTCAGACCATCATCAGCAGAAATGCGGAATTGACCGAATCTGCTTCGGTAATTACGGTTGGAAAGATCACCAGTGGCGTTCGCTTCAATATTATTCCTGAAACTGCGGAAATGATTGGTACTGTTCGAACGCTTGATCCAGACAATAAAAAGCTGATCCTCGATCGCATGAGAGAACTGGTTCCGCAAATTGCCAAAGCATACGGTGGCGAGGCGACGATCGAAATTCAGAATAATACCGCCATCACTTATAACGACCCGCAACTGACCTCGGAAATGCTTCCAACTCTAAAAAAAGTGGCGGGAGAAGGGAATGTGGAACTGGTAAAAGCCACCACGGGAGGAGAAGATTTCAGTTTTTTCCAGGAAAAAGTTCCAGGTTTGTATTTCTTCCTCGGCGGAATGCCGAAAGACGCTGAGCCTACGAGGCATCATACCCCGGGATTCTTCGTCGACGAAAGTGGGCTACTACTTGGCGTGAAGACCATGAGCCAGCTCGCAATTGATTATTTGAATAAGTAA